The Halopelagius longus genome has a segment encoding these proteins:
- a CDS encoding DUF7130 family rubredoxin-like protein, with protein sequence MSSYGETPDDEDRAEVNELSFGTALYTEDGTKVGTIRGMTNAGVFVTVREGAEELSVEHARSGHNFGMAELMWRCTDCGEMGQIDEGLPGTCPNCGTEKENLMYWTED encoded by the coding sequence ATGAGCAGTTACGGTGAGACTCCCGACGACGAAGACCGGGCAGAGGTCAATGAACTCTCGTTCGGTACGGCTCTGTACACCGAGGACGGAACGAAGGTGGGGACGATTCGCGGGATGACGAACGCGGGCGTGTTCGTCACGGTGCGAGAGGGTGCGGAGGAACTCTCCGTCGAACACGCCCGTTCGGGCCACAACTTCGGGATGGCGGAACTCATGTGGCGGTGTACGGACTGCGGCGAGATGGGACAGATAGACGAGGGCCTCCCCGGGACCTGCCCCAACTGCGGGACGGAGAAGGAGAACCTGATGTACTGGACCGAGGACTGA
- a CDS encoding SPW repeat domain-containing protein — protein MVPKVRNAWAQSLSVLVGAWLVASPRLVGYDGFAADVHHVVGVLAASVSFVALWEHVRPLRLVNALLTLPLFSAPFVVPHPPAATANALFSGALLVCLAFVRGRTSESFGGGWSSLWTGDVGDRSRDE, from the coding sequence GTGGTTCCGAAGGTTCGGAACGCGTGGGCCCAGTCTCTGAGCGTTCTCGTCGGCGCGTGGTTGGTCGCCTCGCCGCGTCTCGTCGGGTACGACGGTTTCGCGGCCGACGTCCACCACGTCGTCGGCGTCCTCGCGGCGAGCGTTTCCTTCGTCGCCCTCTGGGAGCACGTGCGACCGCTCAGGCTGGTGAACGCGCTACTCACGCTACCGCTCTTCTCCGCGCCGTTCGTCGTCCCCCACCCGCCCGCCGCGACGGCCAACGCGTTGTTCTCCGGCGCGTTGCTCGTCTGTCTGGCGTTCGTCCGCGGGCGCACCTCCGAGTCCTTCGGCGGCGGGTGGTCCTCGCTTTGGACCGGCGACGTCGGCGACCGGTCGAGAGACGAGTGA
- a CDS encoding vitamin K epoxide reductase family protein, with the protein MRRDERVPHGWQTNPSNPSKRRRSVALSMLGLATTVYLASFQLGVVSSVWDPLFGTASRTVLTSSVSYVLSVPVSAFGSLGFAAAAATATLEGPERWRTQPCVAILFGATALILGAGSVSLLLAQSVFVGAWSAPCLLAAAASLALVGTATDETLASLQYLRQVYDYRGSLWRAFWKGSHVRSRANESEG; encoded by the coding sequence ATGAGGAGGGACGAACGCGTCCCGCACGGGTGGCAGACGAACCCGTCGAACCCCTCGAAGCGACGGCGGAGCGTCGCGCTCTCGATGCTCGGTCTGGCGACGACCGTCTACCTCGCGTCGTTCCAACTCGGCGTCGTCTCGTCCGTCTGGGACCCTCTCTTCGGAACCGCGAGTCGGACGGTTCTGACCTCGTCCGTCTCGTACGTGCTCTCGGTACCCGTCTCGGCGTTCGGGTCGCTCGGGTTCGCCGCCGCCGCCGCGACGGCGACGCTCGAAGGACCGGAACGATGGCGGACGCAACCCTGCGTCGCCATCCTCTTCGGGGCCACCGCGCTGATTCTCGGGGCCGGGAGCGTCTCGCTTCTCCTCGCGCAGTCCGTCTTCGTCGGCGCGTGGTCCGCGCCGTGTCTCCTCGCGGCGGCGGCGTCGCTCGCTCTCGTCGGAACGGCCACGGACGAGACGCTGGCCTCCCTCCAGTACCTTCGGCAGGTGTACGACTACCGAGGGTCGCTCTGGCGCGCGTTCTGGAAGGGGTCGCACGTACGCTCGCGGGCGAACGAGTCCGAGGGGTAG
- a CDS encoding YciE/YciF ferroxidase family protein produces the protein MNIEDAGDLFFYELKGAYYIETKVAEELAELADQANIETLDEQADESFREDVHDAFRTHHDQTETHVGRLEEVFDALDRQPETHEIRAVDEIFAEKEQFNNVVLNDAARPLYYLDVGAKVEQLEVQCYDSLLQLAEALDLDDGVVDTLAANREEDEEARRRMTELAEGDGADEVLAHLVDETTVV, from the coding sequence ATGAACATCGAAGACGCCGGAGACCTGTTCTTCTACGAACTCAAAGGCGCGTACTACATCGAGACGAAAGTCGCCGAGGAGTTGGCGGAGTTAGCCGACCAGGCGAACATCGAGACGCTGGACGAACAGGCCGACGAGTCGTTCCGCGAGGACGTCCACGACGCGTTCCGGACGCACCACGACCAGACGGAGACGCACGTCGGGCGGTTAGAGGAGGTGTTCGACGCACTCGACCGGCAACCCGAGACGCACGAGATTCGGGCGGTCGACGAGATATTCGCGGAGAAAGAGCAGTTCAACAACGTCGTACTCAACGACGCGGCGCGGCCGCTTTACTACCTCGACGTGGGCGCGAAAGTCGAACAACTCGAAGTGCAGTGTTACGACTCGCTACTGCAACTCGCCGAGGCGTTGGACCTCGACGACGGCGTCGTCGATACGCTGGCGGCGAACCGCGAGGAGGACGAGGAGGCCCGCAGACGCATGACGGAACTCGCGGAGGGCGACGGGGCCGACGAGGTTCTCGCCCACCTCGTAGACGAGACGACGGTCGTGTAG
- a CDS encoding DUF5789 family protein, whose product MTDDLETTGELRSLEMNRINEMFSEQEFPVTTEELLEEFDDVIVNYPGGDSEMLRPILETSGSETYDTSKDLQLAVLNGVSRNAVGRPRYSDRDPPTVGDEEDFQQSF is encoded by the coding sequence ATGACCGACGACCTCGAGACGACGGGAGAGCTTCGCTCTCTGGAGATGAACCGAATCAACGAGATGTTCAGCGAACAGGAGTTCCCGGTGACGACGGAGGAACTCCTCGAGGAGTTCGACGACGTGATCGTCAACTACCCCGGCGGCGACTCCGAGATGCTCAGACCCATCCTCGAAACGTCGGGAAGCGAGACGTACGACACCTCGAAGGACCTCCAACTGGCCGTCCTCAACGGCGTCAGTCGGAACGCGGTCGGCCGACCCCGGTACAGCGACCGGGACCCGCCGACCGTCGGCGACGAAGAGGACTTCCAACAGTCGTTCTGA
- a CDS encoding NADH-quinone oxidoreductase subunit B has product MSEKQEKPFVTPDKDEVMTGTQDARKGNTGVDTRFNSPLRKAFGSTPFILTKFDKFMEWVRGSSMFMLQFGIACCSIEMMHTYAVKHDLDRFGSGVPRASPRQADVIIIPGTIVSKFTPRMKRVYDQMPEPKFVVGMGSCTISGGPFQEGYNVVKGAEEAIPVDIHVPGCPPRPEALVYGVAKLQERIANGESSPVVVKPYELEQFGDLSRDEVVQGLADEIDEDDLVMRYNWADSP; this is encoded by the coding sequence ATGAGCGAGAAACAAGAGAAACCGTTCGTTACGCCGGACAAAGACGAGGTAATGACCGGAACGCAGGACGCCCGGAAAGGGAACACGGGCGTCGATACCCGCTTCAACTCGCCGCTTCGGAAGGCCTTCGGTTCGACGCCGTTCATCCTCACGAAGTTCGACAAGTTCATGGAGTGGGTTCGCGGGTCCTCGATGTTCATGCTGCAGTTCGGTATCGCCTGCTGTAGCATCGAGATGATGCACACGTACGCGGTGAAACACGACTTAGACCGCTTCGGGTCGGGCGTCCCCCGGGCGTCGCCGCGACAGGCAGACGTGATAATCATCCCCGGTACTATCGTCTCGAAGTTCACACCGCGGATGAAGCGCGTGTACGACCAGATGCCCGAGCCGAAGTTCGTCGTCGGCATGGGGTCGTGCACCATCTCCGGCGGCCCGTTCCAAGAAGGCTACAACGTCGTCAAGGGCGCGGAGGAAGCCATCCCCGTGGACATCCACGTTCCGGGATGCCCGCCGCGCCCCGAAGCGCTCGTCTACGGCGTCGCCAAACTCCAAGAGCGCATCGCCAACGGCGAGTCCTCGCCCGTCGTCGTCAAACCGTACGAACTCGAACAGTTCGGCGACCTTTCGCGCGACGAAGTCGTGCAGGGCCTGGCCGACGAGATAGACGAGGACGACTTAGTGATGCGGTACAACTGGGCCGACTCCCCGTAG
- a CDS encoding DUF2391 family protein, whose protein sequence is MRETHASLLRDQGRGIAGALLVVGLSLLYTMETWWLAATLPMSYLLVYAVGGLAVVTVTTRHVNFRVQGRDPSERRWWGVVVDFSELLLQSFVTAYLVLLLFGILTLNDRLPVVVRHGLIQVVPLGFGASVSNLLVQEGETSGGEADFPKNVAVFTLGALFVAFPVAPTEEMEKIASHMGWAHALLLIVVSLLVSQLILHELGFRDQEGRVSTRSRVHQWGIAFVAYAVAATVSVALLAAFGHFIDTTLSEAVQQVVVLSFLASVGASAGEVVI, encoded by the coding sequence ATGAGGGAGACGCACGCATCGCTCCTCCGGGACCAAGGGCGAGGCATCGCTGGAGCGCTTCTGGTCGTCGGCCTCTCGCTCCTGTACACGATGGAGACGTGGTGGCTCGCCGCCACGCTTCCGATGAGCTACCTTCTCGTCTACGCAGTCGGCGGGCTCGCGGTGGTCACGGTCACCACCAGACACGTCAACTTCCGCGTTCAGGGCCGGGACCCCTCCGAGCGGAGGTGGTGGGGAGTCGTCGTCGACTTCTCCGAGTTACTGCTTCAGAGTTTCGTCACGGCGTACCTCGTCTTGCTCCTGTTCGGCATCCTCACGCTCAACGACCGGCTTCCCGTCGTCGTCAGGCACGGTCTGATTCAGGTCGTTCCGCTGGGGTTCGGAGCCTCCGTCTCCAACCTTCTCGTCCAAGAGGGGGAGACGTCCGGCGGCGAGGCGGACTTCCCGAAGAACGTCGCCGTCTTCACGCTCGGGGCTCTCTTCGTGGCGTTCCCCGTCGCCCCGACGGAGGAGATGGAGAAGATAGCGAGCCACATGGGGTGGGCCCACGCGCTACTTCTCATCGTCGTCAGCCTCCTCGTCTCGCAACTCATCCTTCACGAACTCGGCTTCCGAGACCAAGAGGGGCGCGTCTCGACCCGTTCGCGCGTCCACCAGTGGGGAATCGCGTTCGTCGCCTACGCCGTCGCCGCAACCGTCTCCGTCGCCCTCCTCGCCGCCTTCGGACACTTCATCGACACGACGCTCTCGGAGGCGGTCCAACAGGTCGTCGTCCTCTCGTTTCTCGCCTCCGTCGGGGCCAGCGCCGGGGAGGTGGTCATCTGA
- a CDS encoding CBS domain-containing protein, translating to MPIGKLATQDAVTASKDTNFKEIAGKMESEMVGSIIIEEDEKPVGIVTDRDIAFAAADGMDVSSTAAEEIMSEDVQTIDADIEGYEAIEQMSDTGVRRFPVVDENDELVGIVTVDDVVATVGRELEQIADIIEKQSPEYSPA from the coding sequence ATGCCTATCGGTAAACTCGCAACCCAAGACGCAGTCACAGCAAGCAAAGACACGAATTTCAAGGAAATCGCCGGGAAGATGGAGTCCGAGATGGTCGGGTCGATAATCATCGAGGAGGACGAGAAACCGGTCGGCATCGTCACCGACCGCGACATCGCCTTCGCCGCCGCCGACGGGATGGACGTGTCGTCCACCGCCGCCGAGGAGATAATGAGCGAGGACGTACAGACCATCGACGCCGACATCGAAGGCTACGAGGCGATAGAGCAGATGAGCGACACGGGCGTCCGCCGGTTCCCGGTCGTCGACGAGAACGACGAACTCGTCGGAATCGTCACCGTCGACGACGTCGTCGCGACGGTCGGCCGCGAACTCGAACAGATAGCCGACATCATCGAGAAGCAGTCGCCCGAGTACTCGCCCGCGTGA
- a CDS encoding mechanosensitive ion channel family protein — protein sequence MIPTVLQLEAVPEFLQQTISQIVAFLPRLVSAIVILIIGWLIGIVVGKAVQRLADGADLDKRARGTPLGRMFGDGDTTRSGRGISSALGSLTKWFIVALAVLAMSNVLAIPLLSQWISRAVSFLPTFVAGLLIILFGFIFADFVGDMIMRTRAATETAYTSWFALGTRMFLYFTVVVIGLDTMGVDVQILYLFARALAWGLAAAIALGVGISVGVGGHEYVSDNIDRWMSRASNSTPSPQTQPSDDD from the coding sequence ATGATTCCGACAGTACTACAGTTAGAAGCGGTACCGGAGTTCCTGCAACAGACCATATCGCAGATAGTCGCGTTCCTACCGCGACTCGTCAGCGCGATAGTCATCCTCATCATCGGGTGGCTAATCGGCATCGTGGTGGGCAAAGCGGTACAGCGACTCGCCGACGGGGCGGACCTCGACAAACGGGCGCGCGGGACGCCTCTCGGACGGATGTTCGGCGACGGCGACACGACGAGAAGCGGACGGGGAATATCATCGGCGCTAGGTTCGTTGACCAAGTGGTTCATCGTCGCACTCGCGGTGCTGGCGATGTCCAACGTGTTAGCGATCCCGCTGCTCTCGCAGTGGATTTCGCGCGCGGTGTCGTTCCTGCCCACGTTCGTGGCCGGACTGCTCATCATCCTGTTCGGGTTCATCTTCGCCGATTTCGTCGGCGACATGATAATGCGGACGCGGGCGGCGACGGAGACGGCCTACACCTCGTGGTTCGCCCTCGGAACGAGGATGTTCCTCTACTTCACCGTCGTCGTCATCGGCCTGGACACGATGGGCGTGGACGTGCAGATACTGTACCTGTTCGCCCGCGCACTGGCGTGGGGACTCGCCGCGGCAATCGCCCTCGGCGTCGGCATCTCCGTCGGGGTGGGCGGTCACGAGTACGTCTCGGATAACATCGACCGCTGGATGAGTCGAGCGTCCAACTCGACGCCCTCGCCGCAGACGCAACCGTCTGACGACGACTGA
- a CDS encoding DUF2171 domain-containing protein, translating into MTRDHDTVRGWIEEEDHDAIPVRYSGVEGESNELRIVPESEVTDTHEEMTWDDFGRELEQSERVVVYHGEGDFEVIDRDEAATRATVDSEGFEEALLEGETVTSEVTETKVVERTIVEEATIENKVVDRRIIDEEIVEAELLDRELVEFGLLVDDPETIEVSNINRYDASFPPNEDIGVEATLDEEWRLTKERTEELVVESRVVDTEAAETDATVSDDIEASVDTEHVQRSVLQSGMFGDEVGANEIIERGDIRSEYHEGAVVRTQLPVRTMVEEDITVQKLLTGTFTEGETLESATVRETELSSEVVSNYEFQSDLLAAQESREGTEVEGTGTVEGGMTESETSREGITGSEGSREGITDDSDAGMTESEGSVEGMVGSTDEGSGQRPDDSVAATPERYPSEEDEGKQVVNQDGENVGKVKDVRGDTIYVEPDHSLTEKIAESLGWSDEDEDTYPVEAESVTSITDDHVYVSTSSSPSTAT; encoded by the coding sequence ATGACAAGAGACCACGACACGGTACGAGGATGGATAGAGGAGGAGGACCACGACGCCATCCCGGTCCGTTACTCCGGCGTCGAAGGCGAGTCCAACGAACTCCGAATCGTCCCGGAGTCCGAGGTGACGGACACGCACGAGGAGATGACGTGGGACGACTTCGGACGGGAACTGGAACAGTCCGAACGCGTCGTCGTGTACCACGGTGAGGGCGACTTCGAGGTCATCGACCGCGACGAGGCGGCCACACGCGCCACGGTCGACAGCGAGGGCTTCGAGGAAGCCCTCCTCGAAGGCGAGACGGTGACGAGCGAAGTCACCGAGACGAAGGTCGTCGAGCGAACCATCGTCGAAGAGGCGACCATCGAGAACAAAGTCGTCGACAGGCGAATCATCGACGAGGAGATCGTCGAGGCGGAACTCCTCGACCGCGAACTCGTGGAGTTCGGACTCCTCGTCGACGATCCCGAGACGATAGAGGTGAGCAACATCAACCGGTACGACGCCAGCTTCCCGCCGAACGAGGACATCGGCGTCGAGGCCACCCTCGACGAGGAGTGGCGACTCACCAAGGAGCGAACCGAGGAGTTAGTCGTCGAGAGTCGAGTCGTCGACACCGAAGCCGCCGAGACGGACGCGACCGTGTCCGACGATATCGAGGCGAGCGTCGACACCGAACACGTTCAGCGGTCGGTGCTGCAGAGCGGTATGTTCGGCGACGAGGTGGGGGCCAACGAGATAATCGAACGCGGCGACATCCGAAGCGAGTACCACGAGGGCGCGGTCGTCCGCACCCAACTGCCGGTCCGGACCATGGTCGAGGAGGATATCACCGTCCAGAAACTCCTCACCGGGACGTTCACGGAGGGCGAGACCCTCGAATCGGCGACCGTCCGAGAGACGGAGCTCTCGAGCGAAGTCGTCTCCAACTACGAGTTCCAGTCCGACCTCCTCGCCGCCCAAGAGTCCCGTGAGGGGACCGAGGTCGAAGGAACCGGAACCGTCGAGGGAGGCATGACCGAATCCGAAACCTCCCGCGAGGGAATCACCGGGTCGGAAGGCTCCCGCGAGGGAATCACCGACGACTCCGACGCGGGGATGACCGAGTCCGAAGGCTCCGTCGAGGGCATGGTCGGGTCCACCGACGAGGGGTCCGGTCAGCGTCCCGACGACTCCGTCGCCGCGACGCCCGAACGGTACCCCTCCGAGGAGGACGAGGGCAAGCAGGTCGTCAACCAAGACGGCGAGAACGTCGGGAAGGTCAAAGACGTGCGGGGAGACACCATCTACGTCGAACCCGACCACTCGCTCACCGAGAAAATCGCCGAGTCCCTCGGATGGAGCGACGAGGACGAGGACACCTACCCCGTCGAAGCCGAGAGCGTGACGAGCATCACCGACGACCACGTCTACGTCTCGACGTCCTCGTCGCCGTCCACCGCGACGTAA
- a CDS encoding DUF7553 family protein, with translation MATVPRIIDIRDNLERAREESDGDIDDELDAVEEQIAEYTERTETEGTDEEGVLDTVDNRLLKLETRADGAVEEQLHAARNRIHLFRNARSGAVDGVSVIDVETRFADAGTDKIEDDAAGEEVEFWVVLANDGEERSVTVEIPFYRDDEEVTRVRGESIRLGANVQETVTLITDVPQEAEYYTVDIDTTDSVETSSSVTER, from the coding sequence ATGGCAACCGTACCGCGGATTATCGACATCAGAGACAACCTCGAACGCGCCCGCGAGGAGAGCGACGGGGACATCGACGACGAACTCGACGCCGTCGAAGAACAGATAGCGGAGTACACGGAGCGAACGGAGACGGAGGGAACCGACGAGGAGGGCGTCCTCGACACCGTAGACAACCGCCTCCTCAAGTTGGAGACGCGCGCCGACGGTGCGGTCGAAGAGCAGTTACACGCCGCCCGCAATCGGATTCACCTCTTTCGGAACGCGCGGTCCGGGGCGGTCGACGGCGTCTCCGTCATCGACGTGGAGACGCGGTTCGCCGACGCCGGGACGGACAAAATCGAGGACGACGCGGCGGGCGAGGAAGTCGAGTTCTGGGTCGTCCTCGCCAACGACGGCGAAGAGCGCTCGGTCACCGTCGAGATACCGTTCTACCGCGACGACGAGGAGGTGACGAGGGTGAGAGGCGAGTCGATACGCCTCGGCGCGAACGTACAGGAGACGGTCACGCTCATCACCGACGTTCCGCAGGAAGCGGAGTACTACACGGTCGATATCGACACCACCGACTCGGTCGAAACCTCGTCGTCCGTCACCGAACGGTGA
- the rdfA gene encoding rod-determining factor RdfA, with the protein MTDEAASLRGPSPRVHCGCKVGSVADRYGLGDVSRELGVLWTTDEEDRYSLRELADHFNQRVVESAMFDAGMNPLEGEVENVYRLLTDEESSAGHRVQAENRLEFEGVSVAEVRDDFVTHQTVYRHLKNCLEAEYERETGPSSRVERDVDRIEALRNRIRVIVDETVRRLCDAGLFSITSPSAYVEIRILCEECGARYSPRELLERDRCDCPVELDR; encoded by the coding sequence ATGACCGACGAAGCCGCATCCCTTCGCGGCCCCTCTCCGAGGGTACACTGCGGTTGTAAGGTCGGTAGCGTCGCCGACCGATACGGTCTCGGGGACGTGTCGCGGGAACTGGGTGTTCTCTGGACGACCGACGAGGAGGACCGCTACAGTCTGCGCGAGTTGGCGGACCACTTCAACCAGCGAGTGGTGGAGTCCGCCATGTTCGACGCCGGAATGAACCCCCTCGAAGGCGAGGTGGAGAACGTCTACCGCCTCCTGACCGACGAGGAGTCGAGCGCCGGCCACCGCGTGCAGGCCGAGAATCGACTGGAGTTCGAGGGCGTCTCCGTCGCGGAGGTTCGGGACGACTTCGTCACCCATCAGACGGTGTACCGCCACCTGAAGAACTGTCTCGAGGCGGAGTACGAACGGGAGACGGGCCCCTCGTCGAGAGTCGAACGCGACGTGGACCGAATCGAAGCGCTCCGGAACCGAATCCGGGTCATCGTGGACGAGACGGTTCGGAGACTCTGCGACGCCGGTCTGTTCTCGATAACGAGTCCGAGCGCGTACGTCGAAATCCGGATTCTCTGCGAGGAGTGCGGCGCGCGGTACTCCCCGCGGGAACTCCTCGAACGTGACCGCTGTGACTGCCCGGTCGAACTCGACCGGTAA
- a CDS encoding universal stress protein has protein sequence MPTSDADDSSVRPTPLDDILVPHDTKKESVAAAGHAFRIAQMFDSTVHGLYAVESSNVLDGPSSDDAEYSHEEIDAIVRQELERQGDAALTQMADRAESRGVSFVREIRTASATQAILDYAEENDIDMIVMGKGRRKIDGPSTIGGDLLHVLQWTDIPVLTVSNPVKL, from the coding sequence ATGCCCACGAGCGACGCGGACGACTCGTCCGTCCGTCCCACGCCCCTCGACGATATCCTCGTCCCTCACGACACGAAAAAGGAGTCGGTCGCCGCCGCCGGACACGCCTTCCGAATCGCGCAGATGTTCGACTCGACGGTTCACGGACTCTACGCCGTCGAATCGTCGAACGTCCTCGACGGTCCGTCCTCCGACGACGCCGAGTACTCCCACGAGGAGATAGACGCCATCGTCCGACAGGAACTCGAACGACAGGGAGACGCCGCCCTCACGCAGATGGCCGACCGCGCGGAGTCCCGCGGGGTTTCGTTCGTCCGGGAGATACGGACGGCGTCGGCCACGCAGGCGATTCTCGACTACGCGGAGGAGAACGACATCGACATGATAGTGATGGGGAAAGGTCGGCGGAAGATAGACGGCCCGTCGACTATCGGCGGCGACCTCCTCCACGTCCTCCAGTGGACGGACATCCCGGTTCTCACCGTCTCTAACCCCGTCAAACTGTAG